ATCAACGACACCGTCGTCATGATGGTGTTCTCGACGCTGTACCTCGTCGTTGGCTACGCGGCCGGGATGCTGTACGTCACCCCCCTGTTCATCATCGCCTACACACAGTGGTTCAAGGTCCGCTGGGTGGTGAGTATCTTCCTCGCCGTTCTGGCGACGGTCATCATCTATCTCTTCGTCGAGTACCTGCTGATTCCGTTCGACCAGGGGCAGTACATCTTCACGTCGGGGCTGATATAGATGCTCCCCGTCCTGCCGCTCCAGAACGCGGTCTCGTCGCTGGTCGAGGGTATCGGCATCGCACTCACGCCGTCGATACTCCTCTGGATGGTGGTCGGCCTCGTCCTCGGGATGGTCCTCGGGGCGCTCCCGGGCATCGGCTCCCCGGTCGCGATGGCCATCGTCCTCCCACTCACGCTCCCGCTGCCGGCCGAGGCGGCCATCATCCTGCTGGTCGCCATCTACAGCGGCGCGATGTTCGGGGGGAGCGTCGCCGCCATCCTGCTCAACGCGCCGGGGACGGAGTCCGCCGCGGCGACGACGCTCGACGGCTACCCGATGGCGAAGAGCGGGCTGGCGAAGAACGCCCTCGCCATCGCGACGACCGCCTCCGCGCTCAACGGCTTCGCCGGCGCGGTCATCCTCGTCATCCTCTCGCCGGTACTCATCGGCGCGGTGCTCGCGTTCGGGTCGCCGGAGTACTTCCTGCTCGCGCTCCTCGGCATCTCGCTCATCACCATCGTCACCGACGGCTCCATCGTCAAGGGGCTGGTGTCGGGCGCCTTCGGGCTGATGATTTCCACCATCGGGGTGGCCATCTTCAGTCCGACACCGCGGTTCGCCTTCGGGCAACTCTCGCTGTACGAGGGCATCAACTTCGTCGCCGCCCTCATCGGCATGTTCGCGTTCGCCGAGATGATGAAACTGGCCGCCCAGAAGACCATCTCCGAGGAGGCGGTCGAACTCGGCGGGAGCATCACCGAGGGTATCAAGACGGTGTTCAGGTACCCGAAGTCGATGGTGAAGGCACTCGTCATCGGGCTCGGCATCGGGATGGTCCCCGGGTCGGGCGCGACGACGTCGACGTTCGTGGCCTACGCCGAGGAGGCTCGCTCGCGCGTCGAGGGGGCCTTCGGGGAGGGTGACCCTCGCGGTATCATCGCCCCCGAGGGGGCGAACAACCCGACGGTCAGCGGGTCGCTCATCCCGACGCTGTCGTTCGGTATCCCGGGCAGCGGGTCGACCGCCGTCCTGCTCGGCGGCATCCTCATGCACGGCCTCCAGCCGGGGCCGGTGCTGTTCGAGGAACAGCTCTCGTTCACCTACGCCATCTTCGTCTCGCTGTTCCTCGGTAACTTCGTCATCCTCGCGGCCGGGTACACGGTCATCCCCTACGCGAGTCGCATCACCGACCTGGACACGAACGTCATCATCCCGATGGTCGTCGTCCTCTCGTTCGCGGGCGCGTACACGCTCGCCGACAACTGGGTCGACGTCGTCGCGGTGCTCGTGCTCGGTATCTACGGTTTCTACATGGTCAAGTACAACTACTCGGTCATCGCGTTCGTCCTCGGCATCGTGCTGGGGCCCATCGCCGAGCAGAACCTCTTCAGGGCACTGAGCATCTCGGGCGGCGAGTGGAGCATCTTCTACACCCGCCCCCTGTCGGCCGCCATCGTCGTCGCCATCGTCTTCGTCCTGTTCGGGCCGTTCATCAAACCGTACGTGAGTCGGGGTATCGACCGCATCTCGTCCTGACCGACGGACGACCCGACCCACGCCGTTTCTTCTCGCGCTCCGCGCCGTCCTCGCCTCCCGGAACACTCGCTCACTCGCTGTTTCTCGCGTGCGTGCGCGCCAACTCAGCATTACGGTACTCACCTACACCGAGGCGTACAGCGACTCCTCCACCCCTCACCGCACGACGACCTCGCCCCGGGAGTCCGTCGAAGGGACACCGCACAGTTATGAGACGGTCCTCCATACCACGCGTATGGACTCGGAACAGGTCACGACGGTGACCGTCGACTCGTACTCGACACTGGTAGACATCGACTCGCAGGAGCCCGTTCTGGCGGAGTACGTCGACGACATCGAGGACGCGGCGAGCGTCTCACAGCTCTGGCGCAGCCAGTACCTCCAGTACTCGATGATCGCGAACGACATCGACGCCTACCGGCCGTTCTGGGAGCTCATCGGCCAGGGATTGCGCTACGCGCTCGAAGCCCACGGTCACGACGTCCCCGAAGACGTCCGCGACGACATCAGACGCGTCGTCTACGAGGAGCGCCTCGCCGTCTTCGACGACGTCGGCGACGGCATCCGGCGCATCACCGACGCGGGCTACGAGGTGTACGTCCTCTCGAACGGCACCCCCGAGATGCTCGCCCACCTCCTCGCGGCGGCCGACCTGGAGGACGTCGTCACCGACGCCGTCAGCGCCGACGAGGTGGAGACGTACAAGCCGGACCCGGGCCTC
The nucleotide sequence above comes from Halomarina ordinaria. Encoded proteins:
- a CDS encoding haloacid dehalogenase type II, whose translation is MDSEQVTTVTVDSYSTLVDIDSQEPVLAEYVDDIEDAASVSQLWRSQYLQYSMIANDIDAYRPFWELIGQGLRYALEAHGHDVPEDVRDDIRRVVYEERLAVFDDVGDGIRRITDAGYEVYVLSNGTPEMLAHLLAAADLEDVVTDAVSADEVETYKPDPGLYRHAADRTDTPIEELLHASGGTMRDVWGAKHAGMQTAWVSRPDQHLPTETLGPAPDVVVEDFHDLADRLD
- a CDS encoding tripartite tricarboxylate transporter permease, whose product is MLPVLPLQNAVSSLVEGIGIALTPSILLWMVVGLVLGMVLGALPGIGSPVAMAIVLPLTLPLPAEAAIILLVAIYSGAMFGGSVAAILLNAPGTESAAATTLDGYPMAKSGLAKNALAIATTASALNGFAGAVILVILSPVLIGAVLAFGSPEYFLLALLGISLITIVTDGSIVKGLVSGAFGLMISTIGVAIFSPTPRFAFGQLSLYEGINFVAALIGMFAFAEMMKLAAQKTISEEAVELGGSITEGIKTVFRYPKSMVKALVIGLGIGMVPGSGATTSTFVAYAEEARSRVEGAFGEGDPRGIIAPEGANNPTVSGSLIPTLSFGIPGSGSTAVLLGGILMHGLQPGPVLFEEQLSFTYAIFVSLFLGNFVILAAGYTVIPYASRITDLDTNVIIPMVVVLSFAGAYTLADNWVDVVAVLVLGIYGFYMVKYNYSVIAFVLGIVLGPIAEQNLFRALSISGGEWSIFYTRPLSAAIVVAIVFVLFGPFIKPYVSRGIDRISS